The genomic segment CCGTGTAAACGTCACGGGCACACAATCGGTCAACTAAACTTTTACAATTGCGCCGCGAACTGCTGGAGAAGCTGCTCGATCCATACTTTGCGGTGGTCATAGTTCTTGCCGGTCACCGAGTCGGTTCCCAGCAGGAAACATCGCCGCACCACGCGATTCATGACATGCACGATCGCGATCTCATCCGGCGCAAAGACCTCCGCACGAGACAGGCGAGCCATGACAAGGTCCTTTAATCAGCAGAATCTTTTCATTCACCACACCGAAAAAATAGAACATTTCTTGAATCGAAGTTCAATCGATCCGATGAAGATGCTGTGTCCCCATGGTTACCCATACCACTATACCTCCGCCTTCTTTGGTAGCGCCGACCATTCTTCTTGAAATCCTAGGCTCCACGTTTTAAGTACACTATAGTAGTAATCTGCCGATATCCATATGTCACTCAGCGTGCTGGGGTCATGAAGCCTGCCCTTAGTCTTGAATGCGATCAGGCGAACTCGCTCGTCTACATCAAACTGAAGAACATAACTGCCATCATCGAAAGCTTCATCACCATCAGGTGCCCAAACTGCGCGAGCATTGTGTAAGATCCTGCTATACTCAGGGAGGGGAACACCAGTGTTGGCGTTAAGTTCGTCATCGTTGTAAACTGCATTTCGAAAGTCGTCTGCGATATCCGCCGCCCGGGCGTCGGTCGCAACCGATAC from the Schlesneria paludicola DSM 18645 genome contains:
- a CDS encoding Imm42 family immunity protein, with amino-acid sequence MIVGDPSVFAIESHIACAYERLSALALGFFVIIIDGRVYGVRQNKATMLACSFQEVISRLKNRGQHRVSVATDARAADIADDFRNAVYNDDELNANTGVPLPEYSRILHNARAVWAPDGDEAFDDGSYVLQFDVDERVRLIAFKTKGRLHDPSTLSDIWISADYYYSVLKTWSLGFQEEWSALPKKAEV